The sequence below is a genomic window from Oncorhynchus tshawytscha isolate Ot180627B unplaced genomic scaffold, Otsh_v2.0 Un_contig_11560_pilon_pilon, whole genome shotgun sequence.
atgggattgagatctgggctcttcgctggccatgacagaacactgacattcctgtcctgcaggaaatcatgcacagaacgagcagtatggctgatggcattgtcatgctggggggtcatgtcaggatgagcctgcaggaggggtaccacatgagggaggaggatgtcttcccaataacgcacagcgttgagattgcctgcaatgacaacaagctcagtccgatgatgctgtgacacaccgccccagaccatgacggaccctccacctccaaatcgatcccgctccagagtacaggcctcagtgtaatgctcattccttcgacgataaacgcaaatccgaccatcacccctggtgagacaaaaccgtgacttgtcagtgaagagcactttttgccagtcctgtctggtccagcgatggtgggtttgcgcccataggcgacgttgttgccaatgatgtctggtgaggacctgccttacaacaggcctaaaagcccccagtccagcctctctcagcctattgcagacagtctgagcactgatggagggattgtgcgttcctggtgtaactcgggcagttgttgttgccatcctgtacctgtcccgcaggtgtgatgttcagatgtaccgatcctatgcaggtgttgttacacgtggtctgccactgcgaggacgattagctgtccgtcctgtctccctgtagcgctgtcttaggcgtctcacagtacggacattgcaatttattgcccaggccacatctgcagtcctcatgcctccttgcagcatgcctatgccacattcacgcagatgagcagggaccctgggcatctttcttttggtgtttttcagagtcaggagaaaggcctctttagtgtcctaagtttttataactgtgaccttaattgcctcccGTTCTTTCCGCAGGTGCAtggtcattaattgtttatggttcattgaacaagcataggaaacagtgtttaaaccctttacaatgaagatctgtgaagttatttggatttttatgaattatctttgaaagacagggtcctgaaaaagggacgtttctttttttccgAGTTTGTATTGCTTGCCTGTATGATCTCAGCTTTTACAGAACTCAACCCGAAATTGACACTAGAATATGCAGGAGACCCAACTTGGAAAAATTATATCCTGTGTGCTCATATTCACTCAATTGTAGGTCCCACTGGCTGACCAGGCAGAATGACATGAACACACATTCTAATGGTGGAAGAGGTCCTTAGCTAAGTGTGTTATAtgttaaaatgttttatgaattgtactaatgtttaaggactcttggaaggttagtccaaatgaggactaaaagagatcctagtAAAATGTATACCCATTTGAAGAGAAAAAAAGTTCTTAATTTGTTTAATAAGATTAGATTTTCTCAGAGGACCCCACACTATAGCCTTCATGGCATTTATGGCACATGAGGTATATTAGTGATTTCCCTGTTACCACACAGTCAGTCAATCACTGATTCAAGCACCACTCCACCACCTCCAATGGGCAATACATGTTAAACCTAAATAGACCCACATGGATATGTAGCTTTATTATTCACTACGTTCCTTGAATACATGAGTCAGACACCCAGTCGATATCTGTGTTGATTTGTCATGTTTCGTCATCAAGGCCTtttttgcccctctctctctagccatagTGGTTATCCGTAATAGCTGCTTTTGCTGTGCCATATTTTTGATAACGTGTTTGACCAAACTCCAGATCGATCAATATACTTCACAAAAATATAAAattaacatgcaacaatttcataatgtttacttagttacagttcatagaaggaaatcagtcaacttaAATAAATTGAACCCCAAACAATcctacaggtgaagaagccagatgtggaggtcctggcctgacgtggttacatgtggtctgtggttgaaaggctggttggacgtactgccaaattctttaaatcggaggtggcttatggtagagaaattaacattaaattctctggcaacagctctgttggacatacctgcagtcagcatgccaattgcacgctccctcaacttgagacatctgtggcattgtggtgtgtgacaaaactgcacattttagtgtggaCTTACACTGCccccagcagaaggtgcacctgtgtaatgatcatgctatttaatcagcttcttgatatgccacacctgtcaggtggatgaattatcttagCAAATGACAAATGCTCACtaccagggatgtaaacaaaattgtgtgcacaatttgagagaaataagctttttgtgcatatggaacatttctgggatcttttattttagctcatgaaacatgttgcgtttatatttttgataaacaataccccacaattTTCCCTCATTCTAACATACTTGGCTGCTACACTAGATGCTACATCAGCAAAAATGTTGCAGCTCCAACAGATTTTCAAGGCTCTTCGTCTCCCCCTGCAGCAGCTGGGCGGAATAACATCAAAGATATATCATTACTCACACTCATCTTGGTGATCAAATCAGACTGCCATAACTGTAGATAGACCATTTAATGAATTTACATCAAATATACAGAGAAATTGACAACAAAAAGCATAATTATTCCTGATACTGGTGTACAATTATTGCAGAACAAACTTTAACATGATTTGTTAACAAAGGATTATCGTTTGCTGTGAGATGAAGTCATGGGCTTCATATCAGAACCAGGTTCCTTTTTCTGGAGTAAGCAGCCAGGCACAACCTGCCCAGGTTAAAATGTTAAATAACtgtttcattgtttatggtttattTCTTTTCACAATTCATCCACGAAGGGTGTGTTGGCGAGGTGTCCACTAGCTGCCATCGATTTCTTGCCGTCCACAAACTTTCTCGCAGCCTGGAAAAACAAAATAATACACTTATCACATTGTCCCTTATTCTCCTTCTGTGTCCCCAGCTGATCTGCTATAAATAAACGTAAATGTAGGATGCACACAGAAATCAGTCTTCAAAAATGTTATTCATATACTTATTTTTTTcccctttattttttacttggaGAATGGCATTCCGATCACTTTACCCAAACATTATTTTATAGGACAGATGGAGGTATAGTTTGGAAGATAGACATAGAGGGAAAGGAAGGATTTAGGGGCACATACAGACAGAAACCCCCATAGCCAAGGGGGCAATATATTCACCATAAATATTCACAGGCatacacggagtgtacaaaacattaggaacccctGTTCTTTCCATGATCGACTGAGCAGGTGAAAGCAATGATCACTTAtttatgtcacctgttaaatccacttcaatcagtgtatatgaaggaaaggagacaggttaaagaaggatttttaagccttgagacatggattgtgtatgcatgccattcagagggtgaaagggcaagacaaaatatttaagagcCTTTGagcaggatatggtagtaggtgccaggcacaccaatTTAAGTGTCCAGAACTGAAACGCTGCTGTGTTTCACactcagtttcccgtgtgtatcaagaatggtccaccacccaaaggacatccagccaattgacacaactctgggaagcattggagtcaacatgggccagcatccctgtggaacgctttcgacacctagTGGAGTCCATGCCCgatgaattgaagctgttctgagggcaaaggggggtgcaactcaatattaggaaggtgttcctaatgttttacacacttagttgaagtcggaagtttacatacaccgtagcaaaatacatttaaactcacaattcctgacatataatcctaggaaaattccctgttttaggtcagttaggatcaccactttattttaagaatgtgaaatgtcagaataatagtagagagaattatttatttcagcttttatttctttcatcacattcccagtgggtcagaagtttacatagattcaattagtatttggtagtattgcctttaaattgtttaactttggtcaaacatttcaggtagccttccacaagcttcccacaataagttgggtgaattttggcccattcctcctgacagagctgatgtaaccgagtcaggtttgtagaccagCTCGatagcacacgctttttcagttctgcacacaaatgttctataggattgaggtcagggctttgtgatggccattccaataccttgacttggttgtccgtaagccattttgccacaactttagaagtatgcttggggtcattgtccattctgAAGACCCATTTGCATCAAAGCTTTAACTTCTGACTGATgtcgagatgttgcttcaatatatccacataattttccatcctcatgatgccatctattttgtgaagagcaccagtccctcctgcagcaaagcacccccacaaaataatgctgccacccccgtgttttacggttgggatggtgttcttcggcttgcaagccttcccctttttgctccaaacataacgatggccattatggccaaacagttctatttttgtttcatcagaccagacaacatttctccaaaaactatgatctttgtccccatgtgcagatgcaaaccgtagtctgtcttttttatggcggttttggagcagtggcttcttccttgctgagcggcctttcgggttatgtcaatatgggacttgttttactgtggatatacatacGATTGtatccgtttcctccagcatcttgacatggtcctttgctgctgttctgggattgatttgcactttttgcaccaaagtatgttaatctctaggagacagaacgcgtctccttcctgagcggtatgacagctgcgtggtcccatgttgtttatacttgcgtactattgtttgtacagatgaacatggtacattcagaaattactcccaaggatgaaccagacttggaggtctacaatttattttctgaggtcttggctgatgtcttgattttcccatgatgtcaagcaaagaggcactgagtttgaaggtaggccttgaaatacatccacaggtacacctccaattgactcaaatgatgtcaattagcctatcagaagcttctaaagccatgccatgactttgtcatgcacaaagtagatgtcctaaccgacttgccaaaactatagtttgttaacaagaaatgtggagttgttgaaaaacaagttaatgactccaacttaagtgtatgtaaacttccgacttcaactgtgtgtgtgtgtgtatatatatatatatatatatatacacacacatttattatGTCTTAGCCATGAAGGTCAATAATGCAGTAGTAACATAAGAACATGTTAGAACCTGATATATGTTGATAAGTGACTGTCCCTAACAGTGCCAGTCCCTCTGTACAGGTGATCAAAGCTGCCATCACCCAGGTGACAGGGGTTGTGAAGGGAGGCATGTCCGAGGATGATGTCACCAGAGCAAAGTGAGTTCACTAAACAACTTGGCTCATTAAGTGGACATGAAACTTGgtactgtctctgtggttttaTTTAACCAAGCCAGtcaataacaaattcttatttacattgatggcCTATAATACCTTCTTGCCCTAGCAGTAGTGAATGTTGAAGTGTACTCACGTTGACGACGTCTGCGTGGCTGACAGAGTCGATGCTCTGGGTAACTGTCTCTGGTGAATGGTAGGCTCCGCTGGACAGAGCCTGGGCCCCCATCTCCTCCAGCAGGCCCTCGGAACTCTCCATGGACATCAGGTACTCTGCTTTCAACTGCTTCCTACCAGGTAAGAGGGGGAAAGGGTCAAAGGTCAAATCAGGGCAAGAAGTTATTTTAGgccatcaatgtaaataagaatttgttattaactgactggcttggttaaaggttaaataaaaataaaaccacAGAGAGACAACACCAAGTTTCATGTCCACTTAATGAGCCAAGTTGTTTAGTGAACTCACTTTGCTCTGGTGACATCATCCTCGGACACGCCTCCCTTCGCAACCCCTGTCACCTGGGCGATGGCAGCTTTGATCACCTGTACAGAGGGACAGTCACTGTTAGGGACAGTCACTTATCAACATATATCAGGTTCTAACAAGTTCTTATGTTACTACTGCATTATAGTGTGCTCACCTCTCCTGCGGAGTCAGCTTGGGCGATGGAGTAGACTCCAAAGAGTCCAGAGTCAGCATATGTGGCATTGAAGGCTGTGGCCTGAATAGGAGACAGAGAAATAAGCATTAGATTAACTTCTGTACACAAGATAGTCCAAGATCATTGTGCTTTCTAACCTCTAAACCTTTTATTTTTCTCTGTGCGTAATTTAGACAATCATACAATGACAACTCCAGTTATGTAGAATTTCAGCTATGTTGAATATCGATCTCTATTGTAGTGACCACAACCAACAACACAGGAATAACTGTAGCAACAAACAGGGAAATTACTCACATCGAAGGGCTGTGTGGTTGCATTGGCGATGCCCTGGCTCAGTTTGCTGGTGACGTTGGAGCCTCTCTTTACGTGTGGCCCGGCTCCCAGAACCCTTTGCAGCACACTAAAGGCATTGGCCTCTGCTGATCCAGTCACACCGCCCTCGCTGGCGATCAGCGAGTGGACCAGACCGGCCCCGTTCTGCACCCGCAGCTCACCTGCAgggacacacagtcacacacggtTAACCACCATCAGGGTACGAACACACAACCCATCTTGGCTCACACACTGGGGTTGACTGAATCAGTGGCCCAGACTAGAGCTCAGCATTTAGCATTGCTTCTAAGGCTCTCTATGGGTCTTACCTCCGCGGTATACAGCCTTGGCCCCAGCAACTCCAGCCCCACTGCGGACACTGAGAAACTGCTCTCCTACCTGCCTCAGCACTGAGTGATTCACACCTGGGGAGAGACGGCACAGACAGGGGTCATGTCACTGGAAGACACACCAGAGAGCcagcaggagacacacacacacacacacacacacacaggtggactGTCATCACATGCCCTCAGTTCAGTGTTTCACACAGGGGTACCTACTAGGGccgggaattgccagggacctcacgatattatcaccatacttagGTGCTGAAGCGATATGTTATGtcgttctatatgtattgcgattcgatactgtgattttatttcgattcaatatatattttgctcaccatatgtctgctgccgagggataagagagagccatgagaaaatgaCTTTTGATCAGTAAGGGAAATATACTACATGGCTaaaactatgtggacaccccttcaacttagtggattcggctactgTGTAAAAGGTgtaaaaattgagcacacagtcatgcaatcgccatagacaaacattggcagtagaatggcctgtactgaagagctcagtgactttcaacgtggcaccgtcataggatgccacctttccaacaagtcagtttctcaaatttctgccctgctagagctaccccagtcaactgtaagtgctgttattgtgaagtggaaacgtctcggagcaacaacagctcagccgcgaagtggtaggccacacaagttcacgaaacgggactgccgagtgctgtaGCGCGTAAAAATGGTATGTCCTcgggttgtaacactcactaccgagttccaaactgcctcgaaGCAACATCAACACAAGAACTGCTCaccaggagcttcatgaaatgggtttccatggccaagcagccttACACAAGCTTAAGTTCatgcgttggctggagtggtgtaaagctcgctgccattggactctggagcaatggaaacgtgttctctggagtgatgaatcgcgcttcaccatctggcagtccgacagacgaatctgggttaggaggatgccaggagaacactacctgccccaatgcatagtaccaactgtaaagtttgatggaggaggaataatggtctggggctgtttttcatggttcgggccctttagttccagtgaagggaaatcttaacgctacagcatacaatgacattccaaacgattctgtgcttccaactttgtggaaggcCCTCTCCTGTTTTTGCATGACAATGCCAACacgcacaaagcgagatccataaagaaattgtttgttgagatcggtgtggaagaacttgaatggcctacacagagccctgacctcaaccccatcgaacacatttgggatgacttggaacgccaactgcaagccaggcctaatcgcccaacatcagtgtccgacctcactaatgctcgtggcttaatggaagcaagtccccgcagcaatgtttcaacgtctagtggaaagccttcccagaagagtggaggctgttatagcagcaaagggggaccaactccatattattaaccatgattctggaatgagatgttcgacaggTAGtgtaagtgctgaaaacaaattggctccctatttaaaaagaagatggagaacaagtttTGGGGCAGGTACCGCCAACAAGCGCAAAATCAATATTGCGATATTATCAAAACTATACGatatcgtcaaaaataatatcTCAATATGTAACTAGCAATTTATTTCCTATCACTTGTACATACCAGAGAGCAgtcatgtcacacacacaaagtgcGTCATACTGGAGCAGAACAGCTGACCTCTGCTCCACATATCTTTAGACAGCCTTTAACTCTAGGGTTTGGACGGAGGCCAAAGGAAATGTGGTGTACAcagtacgtacacacacagaagGAGAGTGTGTTTACGTCAGCCTAATTCAAAGGATATGACCCTTATTGTGACCAAATCAATAGGGTTGTTCCGATTCCCTACCCTtcttcctgaagtgtgcacttgctCAATATCCCCTCAAGGATTTAAAAGTAATATATTGGCTAGAGTGTGTTTCCACCATATTCCTTTTCAATCCATAAGGGGCTGCACACTTCAGGGAAAAGGTAGGGCAAGGAATCAGAACAGCCCCGGAGACATGCTGAAGGAGCTGCAACATGTTAAAAGGAGAACCCAGGGTGCCATTGGATCAAAAAGACTAACAGCCAGACACACTCACCTAGTCCTACAAGAGCCATTCTGGCACTGGTGAAATTGTTCTGGACAAAGGACTGCAGCTAAGGGGAATAAGGAAGTAGGAGAGAGTTTAAGAGAGAGCTAAGCTGTGACAAACACAAGGTAGCACTATAGTGAAAAACACAGCTATTAACAGTCTTACCTGTTCACCACTGACTTTGCCAACCATGTAGTCAGGACAGTACAGGGAGTTGGATAGAGCGTTTTTGTAAGCAGCTTCATGCAACTTCTCAATGACACCTTCAGAGAAATAAACCCCATAACAAAAGacttcagtcagtgtgttggcaagGAGACCTAATAACAGGATGCTAGACAAATGACTATAGACAAAAAAAAATACTCGGCAGCATACAAATATATACTAAACCAAAATGCTACTGGTAATTGAATAAAACATATTAATTCAACAAGGAGCAATCGTGCTGGACAAGTAAAGTGAATAGAGGGGAAGTGTTACTGACCTATCTGTGAACACTGGTGGGCCAGGGCCCGGTCTACCTTGACCCTGGAGGTCAGGTCGTCCACCTCCCATGGCCGGAACTCTGGGGTCATGGTCACGTTGATCAGGTACTCAATCACTGTGTCTCTGAGGAGAAGGATGGACGTTGGATGGGCAGACAAACATATGGACACACACGGACAATGCAACAGTCATAACTCTCAACATAcattggcaagaaaaagtatgtgaaccctctggaaatacctggatttctgcataaattggtcatcaaatttgctctgatcttcatctaagtcacaacaatagacaaacacagtctgcttaaacacacaaacaattagaagttctcatgtctttattgaacacactgtgtaaacattcacagtgcagggtgagaaaagtatgtgaacccttggatttaataactggttgaccctcctttggcagcaataacctcaaaaaCATTttctgtacagtcgtggccaaaagttgagaatgaactgaatcccccccaaaaaattccactgcatttcagccctgccacaaaaggaccacctgacatgtcagtgattatctcgttaacacaggtgtgagtgttgacgaggacaaggctggagatcactctgtcatgctgattgagtttgaataacagactggaagcttcaaaaagagggtggtgcttggaatcattgttcttcctctgtcaaccatggttacctgcaaggaaacacgtgccgtcatcatagctttgcacaaaaagggcttcacggcAAGGATATTGCAGCTAGtcagattgcacctaaatcaactatttatcagatcatcaagaacttcaaggagagcggttcaattgttgtgaagaaggcttcagggcacgcaagaaagtccagcaagcgccaggaccgtctcctaaagttgattcagctgtgggatcagggcaccaccagtacagagcttgctcaggaatggcagcaggcaggtgtgagtgcatctgcacacacagtgaggcaaagacttttggaggatggcctggtgtcaagaagggcagcaaagatgccacttctctccaggaaaaacatcagggacagactgatattctgcaaaaggtacagggattggactgctgaggactggggtaaagtaattttctctgatgaatcccctttccgattgtttggggcatccggaaaaaagcttgtccggagaagacaaggcgagcgctaccatcagtcctgtgtcatgccaacagtaaagcatcctgagaccattcatgtgtggggttgcttttcaGCCAAggaagtgggctcactcacaatttttcctaagaacacagccatgaataaagaatggtaccaacacatccccgagggcaacttctcccaaccatccaggaacagtttggtgacgtacaatgccttttccagcataatggagcaccttgccataaggcaaaagtgataactaagtggctcggggaacaaaacatcgatattttgggtccatggccaggaaactccccagaccttaatccctcaagaggcgggtggacaaacaaaaacccacaaattctgacaaagtccaagcattgattatgcaagaatgggctgccatcagtcaggatgtggctattctattgttgatttacttctgtgttttgggtcgttgtacTGTTGCGTCaaccaacttctgttgagcttcaattggccaACAGCCTaatctcctgcaaaatgtcttgataaacttgggaattcatttttccggcGATtttagcaagctgtccaggccctgaggcagcaaagcagcctcaaaccatgatgctccctccaccatactttacagttgggatgaggttttggtgttggtgtgctgtgcctttttttctccaaagTGTTGTGTtctccttccaaacaactcaactgtagtttcatctgtccacagaatattttgccagtagcgctgtggaacatccaggtgcacttttgcaaacttcagatgtgcagcagtgtttttttggacagcagtggcttcttccgtggtgtcctcccatgaacaccatttttgtttagtgttttatgtgtCGTAGACTCGTCAGAgattctgtaagtctttagctgacactctaggatccTTCTTaattaacctcattgagcattctgcgctgtgctcttgcagtcatctttgcaggacggccactccaaGGGAGAGTAACAGTGCTGAacttttatagacaatttgtcttaccgtggactgatgaacatcaaagcttttagagatacttttgtaaccctttccagctttatgtaaGTCAACCAtttttctgagatctcttttgttcgaggcatggttcacatcaggcgatgcttcttgtgaatagcaaactcaaattttgtgagtggtTTTTATAGGGCAATgtagctctaaccaacatctccaatctcatctcattgattggactccaggttagctgattCCTGACTCctattagcttttggagaagtcattaacctaggggttcacatacttttcccaccctacaCTGAATGTTTAatttatgtattcaatatagacaagaaaaatacaataatttgtgtgttattagtttaagcacactacgtttgtctattgttgtgacttagatgaagatcatatcaaatttgatgaccaatttatgcagaaatccaggtaattccaaagggttcacataccgtttcttgccactgtagatgATGAATCAAGATGATCTCAAGTGGCCCTATGGGAAGCCTCTATGATAAATAGGTAAGAAACACAGGAGCTAATTACACCATGAATCAACCCTGTCCTCGCATACAACGTGTCCGTAATTCAAGTTTCCTCATCCATCAATTCAACACCAAAGTAAACCCACACACTTTGAGGGAGTCTGGCTGCGGTAGTAAGGGTACTTACAAGTGGTCTCTCAAACACTCCACAGAGTAAACCATGG
It includes:
- the LOC112239959 gene encoding cytochrome b-c1 complex subunit 2, mitochondrial encodes the protein MKGIRTLNKLSIRCYAARRSDVLTEPLAGLKAGAALPPQSVQVSKLPNGLVIASLENYSPVSSVGVFVKAGTRYETVENQGVSHVLRLAANLTTKGASAFRICRGVEAVGGSLSVTSSRETMVYSVECLRDHLDTVIEYLINVTMTPEFRPWEVDDLTSRVKVDRALAHQCSQIGVIEKLHEAAYKNALSNSLYCPDYMVGKVSGEQLQSFVQNNFTSARMALVGLGVNHSVLRQVGEQFLSVRSGAGVAGAKAVYRGGELRVQNGAGLVHSLIASEGGVTGSAEANAFSVLQRVLGAGPHVKRGSNVTSKLSQGIANATTQPFDATAFNATYADSGLFGVYSIAQADSAGEVIKAAIAQVTGVAKGGVSEDDVTRAKKQLKAEYLMSMESSEGLLEEMGAQALSSGAYHSPETVTQSIDSVSHADVVNAARKFVDGKKSMAASGHLANTPFVDEL